In the Thermococcus sp. MAR1 genome, one interval contains:
- a CDS encoding pyridoxal-phosphate dependent enzyme, whose product MLVCSHCGKVHPETFRLACDCGGALFVERDYVDFFGSLRPHIDMRRYLNFLPVGEGYLPPATPAITPVSPLRIGQVTGFFKLEYLQPSGSFKDRGTYVTVAKLREEGITEVVLDSSGNAALSFALYGLSTGIRVHTFVSYDTSPGKLSLLQRLGAVMHFVDGDRMAVHKKAKEFAEQSGIIYVSHWLNPYFIEGTKTIAFEVFEQLGVPDYVLSPVGSGTLFLGLWKGFSELMKMGVVDELPRLVAVQASGYESLCERSSMKNDTADGITIPEPPRLHDMKRALKETHGLCVSVEELETMGALNWLKRHGFLVEPTSAVVLAALWKLMESGWIGGGSRVLLPLTGSGLKMVEGI is encoded by the coding sequence ATGCTCGTCTGTTCACACTGTGGAAAAGTGCACCCTGAGACGTTTCGCTTGGCCTGTGACTGCGGCGGGGCACTGTTTGTGGAGAGGGACTACGTCGATTTCTTTGGTAGCCTCAGGCCCCATATCGATATGCGGCGCTACTTAAATTTCCTTCCGGTGGGAGAGGGTTACCTCCCTCCAGCAACGCCGGCGATAACCCCCGTGAGTCCCCTTCGCATCGGCCAGGTCACTGGATTCTTCAAGCTCGAATACCTCCAGCCAAGTGGTTCCTTCAAGGACAGGGGCACCTACGTGACGGTGGCGAAGCTGAGGGAAGAAGGCATCACCGAGGTTGTCCTCGACAGCTCCGGAAACGCGGCTCTAAGCTTTGCCCTCTACGGACTCTCCACGGGAATAAGGGTTCACACGTTCGTTTCCTACGATACAAGTCCCGGAAAGCTCTCACTCCTCCAGCGCCTTGGGGCGGTGATGCACTTCGTTGACGGCGACAGAATGGCCGTTCACAAAAAAGCTAAAGAGTTCGCGGAGCAGAGCGGGATTATCTACGTCTCCCACTGGCTCAACCCCTACTTCATCGAGGGAACAAAGACTATTGCCTTTGAGGTTTTTGAGCAACTCGGCGTTCCCGACTACGTCCTATCGCCGGTGGGCAGCGGGACGCTCTTCCTTGGCCTCTGGAAAGGATTTTCGGAACTTATGAAGATGGGCGTGGTTGATGAACTTCCGAGGCTCGTTGCCGTTCAAGCCTCCGGCTATGAAAGCCTCTGCGAGCGCTCATCAATGAAGAACGACACTGCGGATGGTATAACGATTCCTGAACCTCCCCGGCTTCATGATATGAAGAGGGCGCTTAAGGAAACCCACGGCCTGTGCGTAAGCGTGGAGGAGCTTGAAACAATGGGAGCGCTCAACTGGCTCAAGAGGCATGGCTTCCTCGTCGAGCCGACCTCCGCGGTAGTTCTCGCGGCCCTCTGGAAGCTAATGGAATCGGGATGGATTGGGGGAGGGTCAAGGGTTCTCCTACCGCTTACAGGCTCCGGGCTAAAGATGGTTGAAGGTATTTAA
- a CDS encoding MEMO1 family protein, which translates to MVEVRYPAVAGSFYPSGDALIEMLEEFLGDLREEGSERGITAGVAPHAGYVFSGHTASRTYKAIFEDGLPETFVILGPNHTGLGSPIAIYPSGKWRTPLGDVGVDSEMAKAIAKLSGIADLDELAHKYEHSIEVQLPFIQYLAEKAGKEVKIVPIALGIQDEEVSEDLGKAILEASKELGRDVLVIASTDFMHYGAMYGYVPFRARADELPHRIKEWDFRVIRRILDFDVRGMFRELREMNHTMCGPGAVGTAIVYSRLAGALEAELLHYTTSFEVSRSTDAIVGYASIVFKR; encoded by the coding sequence ATGGTTGAGGTAAGGTATCCCGCAGTTGCAGGCAGCTTCTATCCATCTGGGGATGCTCTCATCGAGATGCTTGAGGAGTTCTTGGGCGACCTCAGAGAGGAGGGGAGCGAGAGGGGGATAACCGCTGGAGTTGCACCCCACGCGGGCTACGTCTTCTCTGGCCACACCGCATCGAGGACATACAAGGCAATCTTTGAAGACGGTCTCCCTGAGACCTTCGTAATCCTCGGGCCGAACCATACCGGCCTCGGTTCACCGATAGCAATCTATCCTTCTGGAAAATGGCGCACACCGCTCGGTGACGTCGGGGTTGATTCCGAGATGGCAAAGGCAATAGCCAAGCTCTCGGGTATAGCGGATTTAGACGAGCTGGCCCACAAATACGAGCACTCGATAGAGGTTCAGCTTCCCTTCATCCAGTACCTGGCTGAAAAAGCTGGGAAGGAAGTCAAAATCGTGCCGATAGCCCTCGGCATTCAGGACGAGGAGGTCTCTGAAGACCTCGGAAAAGCTATCCTTGAAGCCTCTAAGGAGCTCGGCAGGGACGTCCTCGTTATTGCCAGCACGGACTTCATGCACTACGGAGCCATGTACGGCTACGTGCCCTTCAGAGCCAGAGCCGATGAGCTCCCGCACAGGATAAAGGAGTGGGACTTCAGGGTGATAAGGAGAATCCTCGACTTCGACGTTAGGGGTATGTTCAGGGAGCTCCGCGAGATGAACCACACCATGTGCGGTCCCGGTGCCGTCGGAACGGCGATAGTTTATTCCCGCCTTGCCGGAGCGCTTGAGGCGGAGCTGCTCCACTATACGACGAGCTTCGAGGTGAGCCGTTCAACCGATGCCATCGTGGGCTACGCGAGCATAGTCTTCAAACGCTGA
- a CDS encoding nucleotidyltransferase domain-containing protein: MKIEDAVKKILELGGERVKFVILFGSYARGEARKDSDVDLCVYYEGSPEDAFKFRMLVLGSLPENYDVQIFQLLPVYLKKECLRGKVLFCRDETFLYDLAYETLKEWEDFRRYYYDYLGLEAIE; this comes from the coding sequence ATGAAGATTGAGGACGCCGTCAAAAAAATCCTTGAGCTTGGAGGGGAGAGGGTAAAGTTCGTGATCCTCTTTGGTTCTTATGCGAGGGGTGAGGCTCGAAAGGACAGTGACGTAGACCTGTGCGTTTACTACGAGGGAAGCCCCGAAGATGCATTCAAATTCCGGATGCTTGTCCTCGGAAGCCTTCCCGAGAATTATGACGTCCAGATTTTCCAGCTCCTTCCGGTTTACCTCAAAAAGGAGTGCCTCCGGGGTAAGGTTCTCTTCTGCAGGGACGAGACTTTCCTCTACGACCTTGCCTATGAAACCCTCAAGGAGTGGGAGGACTTTAGGCGATACTACTACGACTACCTCGGGCTGGAGGCGATAGAATGA
- a CDS encoding DUF86 domain-containing protein, translated as MRVEVIRSKIEEILESLRLIKENLPDDFEDFESLGIVKDGIYKRVEFAIQNVIDICAIINSDLRLTMPEREEDVFESLARAGIIPKEMVHKLRLMKGFRNILVHRYGRINDRLAFEVLHEHLKDIYEFIEVIENFLEGQR; from the coding sequence ATGAGGGTCGAGGTCATACGCTCCAAGATTGAAGAGATACTTGAGAGTCTCAGGCTGATAAAGGAGAACCTTCCCGACGATTTTGAAGATTTTGAGTCACTCGGAATAGTCAAAGACGGGATCTACAAGCGCGTTGAGTTTGCAATCCAGAACGTCATCGACATATGTGCGATAATAAACTCCGACCTGAGACTCACGATGCCGGAAAGGGAGGAGGACGTTTTTGAAAGCCTTGCGCGCGCCGGGATAATTCCTAAGGAGATGGTCCACAAGCTTAGGCTGATGAAGGGCTTTCGCAACATTCTCGTCCACAGATATGGGAGGATTAATGATAGACTGGCCTTTGAAGTCCTCCACGAGCATCTTAAAGACATTTACGAATTCATTGAGGTAATAGAGAATTTCTTGGAGGGTCAAAGATGA
- a CDS encoding mevalonate kinase, whose amino-acid sequence MRVLASAPAKIILFGEHSVVYGKPAIAAAIDLRTYVWAEFNDRGAIKIEAKDIRVPGLTVSFSEDEIYFESDYGKAAEVLSYVRQAIELVREEADANGKGITVSITSQIPVGAGLGSSAAVAVATIGAVSKLLGLELTNEEIGKLGHKVELLVQGASSGIDPTVSAIGGFIHYEKGNFEHLPFMELPIVVGYTGSSGSTKELVAMVRRTYEEMPEVIEPVLVAMGKIVEKAREVITSDLDDEIRFVQLGRLMNINHGLLDALGVSTKKLSELVYAARVAGAIGAKITGAGGGGCMYALAPENQSEVATAITIAGGAPMITRISREGFRIEEVLP is encoded by the coding sequence ATGAGGGTTCTGGCTTCAGCCCCCGCTAAAATTATCCTCTTCGGCGAACACAGCGTCGTCTACGGCAAGCCGGCTATTGCCGCGGCAATAGACCTCAGAACCTACGTCTGGGCGGAGTTCAACGATAGGGGTGCGATAAAGATAGAGGCCAAAGACATACGCGTTCCTGGATTGACGGTTTCCTTCTCGGAGGATGAGATTTACTTCGAGAGCGACTACGGCAAAGCGGCTGAAGTCCTCAGCTACGTCCGGCAGGCGATAGAGCTGGTGAGGGAGGAGGCCGATGCGAACGGGAAGGGCATAACGGTCTCGATAACGTCCCAGATTCCTGTTGGTGCCGGCCTCGGCTCCTCTGCTGCCGTTGCAGTTGCGACCATCGGGGCGGTCTCAAAACTGCTCGGCCTTGAGCTGACCAACGAGGAGATAGGAAAGCTGGGCCACAAAGTCGAGCTTCTCGTTCAAGGTGCCTCCAGCGGTATAGACCCAACGGTTTCGGCCATAGGTGGCTTCATCCACTACGAGAAGGGGAACTTCGAGCACCTGCCCTTCATGGAGTTGCCCATAGTCGTCGGCTACACGGGTTCGAGCGGCTCAACCAAGGAGCTCGTGGCTATGGTGAGAAGAACCTACGAGGAGATGCCGGAGGTTATAGAACCGGTGCTCGTTGCGATGGGCAAGATAGTCGAGAAAGCCCGGGAGGTAATAACCTCGGACCTCGATGACGAAATCCGCTTCGTCCAGCTGGGCAGGCTCATGAATATCAACCATGGCCTTCTGGATGCCCTCGGGGTCTCGACGAAAAAGCTCAGCGAGCTGGTCTATGCCGCGAGGGTTGCGGGGGCGATAGGGGCGAAGATAACCGGCGCCGGTGGCGGCGGCTGCATGTACGCCTTGGCCCCAGAGAACCAGAGCGAGGTGGCAACGGCCATAACCATAGCCGGCGGGGCGCCGATGATAACGAGGATAAGCCGCGAAGGGTTTCGCATAGAGGAGGTTCTGCCATGA
- a CDS encoding isopentenyl phosphate kinase, with product MIIVKVGGSVFSDKKGEPENFDHETVGNIAREIAGFYPREGFIIVHGGGSFGHHYAKKYGIREGLPEDWDTANFRRIGFTETHQAMLRANANFIKAFIREDLPAFSVSTSSVFITENGEVVYGDLEIIERLLELRFIPVLFGDVSIDLAKGIDILSGDQIITYLAKMLGPKKVVFLMDVDGIYDGRPGEGRLIQNLSKGDIDPLLERLHCTSAGTDVTGGICNKLREAKKIAEHSEVWFVNGKVPGRLSGAIRGDGFGTRIKG from the coding sequence ATGATAATCGTCAAGGTTGGGGGAAGCGTCTTCAGCGACAAGAAAGGTGAACCGGAGAACTTTGACCATGAAACTGTGGGAAACATAGCGAGGGAGATAGCGGGCTTTTACCCCCGCGAGGGCTTCATCATCGTCCACGGCGGCGGGAGCTTTGGCCACCATTACGCCAAGAAATACGGAATCAGAGAAGGCCTTCCGGAGGACTGGGATACCGCCAACTTCAGGAGGATAGGCTTCACCGAGACCCATCAGGCCATGCTCCGGGCAAACGCGAACTTTATCAAAGCCTTCATCCGCGAGGATCTGCCGGCATTTTCGGTCTCGACATCGTCCGTCTTCATAACCGAGAACGGTGAAGTTGTTTACGGTGACCTTGAGATAATCGAAAGGCTCCTTGAGCTCAGGTTCATTCCCGTTCTCTTCGGCGATGTCTCCATAGACCTCGCGAAGGGCATAGACATACTCTCCGGCGACCAGATCATCACCTACCTCGCCAAGATGCTCGGGCCGAAGAAGGTGGTTTTCCTCATGGACGTTGACGGCATCTACGACGGCAGGCCCGGCGAAGGGAGACTGATTCAGAACCTCTCGAAGGGAGATATAGACCCCCTCCTCGAAAGGCTCCACTGCACCTCAGCGGGAACCGACGTCACCGGGGGAATCTGCAACAAGCTGAGGGAGGCGAAAAAGATAGCGGAGCACTCGGAGGTCTGGTTCGTCAACGGGAAGGTTCCGGGAAGGCTGAGCGGGGCGATAAGGGGCGACGGCTTTGGGACGAGAATTAAAGGGTAA
- the fni gene encoding type 2 isopentenyl-diphosphate Delta-isomerase, with protein sequence MQAFDREELTVIRKFEHIEHCLKRNVQAHVSNGFEDVHFVHMSLPEVDKEEIDLGVEFLGRKFDYPIFIAGMTGGTKGSQLAGKINKTLAKAAQELNIPMGVGSQRAMIRKPETWESYYVRDVAPDVFLVGNLGAPQFAETMPDRYGLDEALKAVETIQADALAIHMNPLQESVQPEGDTQYRGVLKALAELKAEFPYPIIAKETGAGVSMEVAIRLESIGIDAIDVGGLGGTSWSAVEYYRAKDEMGRNLALKFWDWGIKTAISVAEVRYSTELPIIATGGMRDGITMAKALAMGATFAGVALPLLRPAVKGDVEGVIKVLQRYIEEIRNAMFLVGARNVEELRRVPLVVTGFTREWLEQRIDLRAYLRRR encoded by the coding sequence ATGCAGGCGTTCGATAGGGAGGAACTCACGGTCATCAGGAAGTTTGAGCACATCGAGCACTGCCTGAAGAGAAACGTTCAGGCCCACGTTTCCAACGGTTTTGAGGATGTGCACTTCGTCCACATGAGCCTGCCGGAGGTAGACAAGGAGGAAATAGACCTAGGCGTCGAGTTCCTTGGGAGGAAGTTCGATTACCCCATTTTCATAGCCGGAATGACCGGCGGAACGAAAGGCTCCCAGCTCGCCGGAAAGATAAACAAGACTTTAGCGAAGGCCGCCCAGGAGCTGAACATCCCCATGGGCGTCGGCAGCCAGAGGGCGATGATAAGGAAGCCCGAGACATGGGAGAGCTACTACGTTCGCGACGTCGCTCCGGACGTCTTTCTCGTCGGCAACCTCGGGGCACCGCAGTTTGCCGAGACAATGCCTGACAGGTACGGCCTTGATGAGGCTTTAAAGGCCGTCGAGACGATCCAGGCGGACGCTCTGGCGATCCACATGAACCCCCTTCAGGAGAGCGTTCAGCCTGAGGGAGACACGCAGTACAGGGGTGTCCTGAAGGCCCTCGCCGAGCTGAAGGCCGAGTTCCCCTATCCGATTATAGCGAAGGAAACCGGTGCCGGCGTTTCGATGGAGGTTGCGATAAGGCTTGAGAGCATCGGTATAGACGCCATCGACGTCGGCGGCCTCGGTGGAACGAGCTGGAGCGCGGTCGAGTACTACCGCGCCAAGGATGAGATGGGCAGGAACCTCGCCTTGAAGTTCTGGGACTGGGGGATTAAGACTGCCATAAGCGTCGCCGAGGTCAGGTATTCAACCGAGCTGCCGATTATAGCCACAGGCGGAATGCGCGACGGGATAACTATGGCGAAGGCTTTAGCCATGGGTGCGACCTTCGCAGGTGTTGCGTTGCCTCTCCTCAGGCCGGCGGTGAAAGGCGACGTCGAAGGAGTCATCAAAGTCCTACAGCGCTACATCGAGGAGATAAGGAACGCCATGTTCCTCGTTGGAGCTAGAAACGTTGAGGAGCTCAGAAGGGTTCCTCTCGTGGTCACAGGATTCACGAGGGAGTGGCTTGAGCAGAGGATTGACCTGCGGGCCTACCTTAGGAGGCGGTGA
- a CDS encoding RNase J family beta-CASP ribonuclease, giving the protein MIKIHTVSGYEEVGKNMTAVEYNGEVVIIDMGIRLDRVLIHEDVNIQQFPTKELQKLGAIPDDSSIRNKKVVAITFTHGHLDHIGAVAKLAPHYPDVPIYGTPYTIKLAKGEVKSEQYFEVKNPMYETEYGEIVQVSENLAVEFVRITHSIPQSAMVVVHTPEGAVVHTGDFKFDNNNPLGERPDYKRLKELGKEGVKVLIAESTRVAEPTKTPSEAVAQMLLEDFFLYEGMEADGLIATTFASHISRLQELIWIANKMGRQAVLVGRSLAKYTGIAKQLGLIKMKGAKAVRSPNAVRKVLKEVSQARENYLLIVTGHQGEPGAVLTRMANGELYDIGKRDTVVFSAGTIPNPLNRAQRYVLETKLKMKGVRMIKDLHVSGHASREDHRYLIRMLNPENIVPAHGEFRMLTHYAELAEEEGYLIGRDVFVSRNGYKVEIP; this is encoded by the coding sequence ATGATAAAAATCCACACAGTTAGCGGTTACGAGGAAGTCGGCAAGAACATGACCGCCGTCGAGTACAACGGGGAAGTCGTTATAATCGACATGGGGATAAGGCTCGACCGGGTTCTCATCCATGAGGACGTCAATATCCAGCAGTTCCCCACGAAGGAACTCCAAAAGCTCGGCGCAATTCCTGACGATTCTTCAATCAGAAACAAGAAGGTTGTCGCCATAACCTTCACCCACGGTCACCTCGACCACATAGGGGCGGTCGCCAAGCTCGCCCCCCACTACCCGGACGTCCCGATATACGGCACGCCCTACACGATAAAGCTCGCGAAGGGGGAAGTTAAAAGCGAGCAGTACTTTGAGGTCAAAAACCCCATGTACGAGACCGAATATGGCGAGATAGTCCAGGTGAGCGAGAACCTGGCGGTGGAGTTTGTCAGGATAACCCACTCAATCCCGCAGTCCGCGATGGTGGTTGTCCACACGCCTGAGGGCGCGGTCGTCCACACGGGCGACTTCAAGTTCGACAACAACAACCCCCTCGGGGAGAGGCCCGACTACAAACGCCTGAAGGAGCTCGGGAAGGAGGGCGTCAAGGTCCTCATAGCTGAATCAACCCGTGTCGCTGAACCAACCAAGACGCCGAGCGAGGCCGTTGCACAGATGCTCCTTGAGGACTTCTTCCTCTACGAGGGCATGGAGGCAGACGGGCTTATAGCTACGACCTTCGCCAGCCACATTTCTCGCCTTCAGGAGCTCATCTGGATAGCCAACAAGATGGGCAGGCAGGCCGTTCTGGTCGGCCGTTCGCTCGCCAAGTACACCGGGATAGCCAAGCAGCTCGGTCTCATTAAGATGAAGGGAGCGAAGGCCGTGAGGAGTCCAAACGCTGTCAGGAAGGTTCTCAAGGAGGTCTCTCAGGCAAGGGAGAACTATTTGCTGATAGTCACCGGGCACCAGGGAGAGCCCGGTGCAGTCCTTACGAGGATGGCCAATGGGGAACTCTACGACATCGGCAAGCGCGATACGGTTGTATTCTCCGCCGGAACTATACCCAACCCCCTCAACAGAGCCCAGCGCTACGTCCTTGAGACGAAACTCAAGATGAAGGGAGTCAGAATGATAAAAGACCTCCACGTCAGCGGCCACGCCAGCAGGGAAGACCACCGCTACCTCATCAGAATGCTGAACCCGGAGAACATAGTTCCAGCGCACGGTGAGTTCAGAATGCTGACCCACTACGCGGAGCTGGCCGAGGAGGAGGGCTACCTGATAGGCAGGGACGTCTTCGTGTCGAGGAACGGCTACAAGGTGGAGATTCCCTGA
- a CDS encoding polyprenyl synthetase family protein, whose protein sequence is MGKYDELFARVKAKAKDVDKTIFDLIPEKEPRALYEASRHYPLAGGKRVRPFVVLRAAEAVGGDPRKALYPAAAVEFIHNYSLVHDDIMDMDELRRGRPTVHKLWGVNMAILAGDLLFSKAFEAIARADVSPEKKAKILDVLVRTSNMLCEGQALDIEFETRKEVTVEEYLKMISGKTGALFQGSAEIGAIVGTDNGEYIKALAKWGMNVGIAFQIWDDVLDLIADEEKLGKPVGSDIRKGKKTLIVGHFFSKASEEDKAEFLKVFGKYAGDAKGDALIHDEQVKEEVAKAIELLKKYGSIDYAAEYAKNLVKEANEALKVLPESEARNDLELLAEFLVEREF, encoded by the coding sequence ATGGGGAAGTACGATGAGCTGTTCGCAAGGGTTAAAGCCAAAGCTAAGGACGTCGATAAAACAATATTTGACCTCATCCCGGAAAAGGAGCCGAGGGCCCTCTATGAGGCGTCAAGACACTATCCGCTCGCCGGTGGAAAGAGGGTTCGCCCTTTCGTGGTTCTCCGTGCCGCTGAAGCCGTCGGCGGCGACCCAAGAAAGGCCCTATATCCAGCAGCCGCCGTCGAGTTCATCCACAACTACTCCCTCGTTCACGACGACATAATGGACATGGACGAGCTGAGGCGCGGAAGGCCGACCGTCCACAAGCTCTGGGGCGTCAACATGGCCATCCTGGCTGGCGACTTGCTCTTCAGCAAGGCCTTTGAGGCGATAGCCAGGGCAGATGTGAGTCCGGAGAAGAAGGCTAAAATCCTTGACGTTCTGGTCAGGACATCCAACATGCTCTGCGAGGGCCAGGCCCTCGACATCGAGTTCGAGACCAGAAAGGAGGTTACCGTTGAGGAGTACCTCAAGATGATCAGCGGAAAGACCGGTGCCCTCTTCCAGGGTTCGGCCGAGATAGGCGCGATAGTTGGGACCGATAACGGAGAGTACATCAAAGCCCTCGCCAAGTGGGGAATGAACGTCGGAATAGCCTTCCAGATATGGGACGACGTACTGGATTTGATTGCCGATGAGGAGAAGCTTGGAAAACCCGTGGGAAGTGACATACGTAAGGGTAAGAAGACGCTGATAGTGGGGCACTTCTTCAGCAAAGCCAGCGAGGAAGACAAGGCCGAGTTCCTTAAGGTCTTTGGCAAATACGCCGGCGATGCCAAGGGCGATGCGCTGATACACGACGAGCAGGTTAAGGAGGAAGTTGCTAAAGCTATCGAGCTTCTCAAAAAGTACGGCAGCATCGATTACGCCGCAGAATACGCCAAGAACCTGGTTAAGGAGGCCAACGAAGCTTTGAAAGTCCTCCCAGAGAGCGAGGCGAGGAATGACCTTGAACTCCTCGCCGAGTTCCTCGTGGAGAGGGAGTTCTGA
- a CDS encoding MFS transporter yields the protein MGQSKWGILAITSAALFIMFIDTTMMNVSISALVKDLDTTVTGVQGAVTLYNLVMAAFMLTGAKLADIWGTKRVFFRGLVIYTIGTLMAAFAPNLPVLLLGWSILEGIGASMMTPATVTYITKGYTGKDRAFAFGVWGGVGGAAAAFGPIMGGFFTTYFTWRLGFFMEAFIAGGIFAYMKILPDYRPDRKIELDLAGAFLVGIGLFLLTLSVLIMDPLSNPPVLFLMVLGLFVLAVFWRYEAKRREFGRDVLINVDIFRSRAFTLANIVSLFFQVSLGGIMFIIPIFAQGYLGYNALQTGFVVLPLSIMMFIFSLSGGRFLRYLTPKRIIQLGIALTFLGLYLVLRVLKPGITGSDFALGFALYGMGFGLIFSQITNLAMNGVQSEEQAEASGIFNAQKQFGISLGTAFIGAVLILGVIRSLTRQIYESGLFEGSREEIREAVIQWVIRMRQGELLIPPEYHDEVVKLLNTSFIDSMKLAVMFIMGILFVSVLLSFLLPEGEKID from the coding sequence GTGGGACAGTCCAAGTGGGGAATCCTTGCCATAACGAGCGCTGCCCTCTTCATAATGTTTATCGACACAACGATGATGAACGTCTCCATAAGCGCCCTTGTGAAGGATTTGGACACCACCGTGACCGGTGTCCAGGGGGCGGTAACCCTGTACAACCTCGTGATGGCGGCGTTCATGCTTACTGGAGCAAAGCTCGCCGACATCTGGGGGACTAAAAGGGTCTTCTTCAGGGGGCTGGTTATATATACTATTGGAACGCTGATGGCCGCTTTCGCTCCCAACCTTCCGGTTCTCCTCCTGGGCTGGTCAATCCTCGAAGGCATCGGCGCATCGATGATGACCCCTGCAACCGTCACTTACATCACCAAGGGCTACACCGGAAAGGACAGGGCATTCGCCTTCGGCGTCTGGGGTGGCGTCGGCGGAGCGGCTGCAGCCTTTGGCCCCATAATGGGTGGTTTCTTTACGACGTACTTCACCTGGCGCCTCGGCTTCTTTATGGAGGCCTTTATAGCGGGGGGTATATTCGCCTACATGAAGATACTCCCGGATTACCGGCCCGATAGGAAGATAGAACTCGACCTCGCTGGGGCTTTTCTCGTCGGCATCGGCCTGTTCCTGCTCACCCTATCGGTTCTTATAATGGACCCCCTCTCCAACCCGCCGGTTCTGTTCCTCATGGTTCTCGGCCTCTTCGTTCTGGCTGTTTTCTGGCGCTACGAGGCAAAGCGTCGGGAGTTCGGGAGAGATGTTCTCATCAACGTGGATATATTCAGGTCAAGGGCCTTCACACTTGCAAACATCGTCAGCCTCTTCTTCCAGGTGAGTTTGGGTGGCATAATGTTCATTATACCGATCTTTGCTCAGGGGTACCTCGGCTACAATGCCCTCCAGACGGGCTTCGTGGTTCTTCCCCTGTCAATTATGATGTTCATCTTCTCCCTCAGCGGTGGGAGGTTTTTGAGGTATCTGACGCCCAAGAGGATAATCCAGCTTGGAATAGCCCTCACCTTCCTCGGTCTGTACCTTGTCCTCAGGGTATTAAAGCCGGGAATAACTGGCTCTGACTTTGCCCTCGGTTTTGCACTCTACGGCATGGGATTCGGACTGATATTCTCCCAGATAACCAACCTGGCCATGAATGGGGTCCAATCCGAGGAGCAGGCTGAGGCATCAGGCATCTTCAACGCCCAGAAACAGTTTGGCATCTCCCTGGGAACTGCCTTCATAGGTGCTGTCCTCATCCTTGGTGTTATCAGGAGCCTGACCCGGCAGATTTACGAGTCCGGCCTGTTCGAGGGGAGCAGAGAAGAGATAAGAGAGGCAGTGATTCAGTGGGTTATCCGAATGCGACAGGGGGAGCTTCTCATCCCTCCAGAGTACCACGATGAGGTCGTTAAGCTCTTAAACACTTCCTTTATAGACTCGATGAAACTCGCCGTGATGTTCATAATGGGAATTCTTTTTGTAAGCGTTCTGCTCTCGTTCCTGTTGCCTGAAGGTGAGAAGATAGACTAA